One window from the genome of Crassostrea angulata isolate pt1a10 chromosome 2, ASM2561291v2, whole genome shotgun sequence encodes:
- the LOC128170999 gene encoding uncharacterized protein LOC128170999: MQYKTLKELLSCKAGDAAPYPTTMVRVCVIKVGHTATFNSSNGEKGQMLNFSVADATEAMTATLSDETKFSQIREGRSLTLRNFLVKGTRLVLSKQTKIMAGQIVTVPKELSLKGIGLITPQSPKKSLKEILDAPVKSISTVQGEVVKDEAIKTVQVNQTETKVRTITIQDSDAEIELTLWRELANQPITIGDYVEVSHCVVAEWQRRKTLNSTRNTVVKKTQPQERKVTGQVEAISFGDATCEVCLQENGIFRDYVVDIDMIRGQLQRFGDVSQMTVEQMEDVIVQRLPFQVQITAIGMSVQSILL; this comes from the exons ATGCAGTACAAGACTCTAAAGGAGTTGCTGTCATGCAAGGCCGGTGATGCAGCACCATATCCGACAACAATGGTGAGAGTATGTGTAATCAAAGTTGGCCACACTGCGACTTTCAACAGCTCAAACGGGGAAAAAGGCCAGATGCTGAACTTCAGTGTCGCTGATGCTACTGAAGCCATGACGGCTACATTAAGTGACGAGACGAAGTTCAGCCAAATAAGAGAAGGACGCTCCCTCACTCTGAGAAATTTCTTGGTTAAAGGCACCCGTTTGGTTCTATCCAAACAGACAAAGATAATGGCAGGACAAATAGTCACCGTTCCAAAAGAACTCTCTTTAAAGGGAATCGGCCTCATTACTCCACAGTCACCAAAGAAGAGTCTGAAAGAAATTCTTGATGCCCCAGTAAAATCGATCTCCACTGTTCAAGGGGAAGTTGTGAAA GATGAGGCCATCAAGACGGTACAAGTCAACCAGACGGAGACCAAAGTGAGAACGATTACGATACAAGATAGCGATGCGGAAATAGAGTTAACTCTTTGGAGGGAATTGGCAAATCAGCCAATTACCATTGGTGATTATGTAGAAGTGTCCCACTGTGTTGTTGCAGAGTGGCAAAGAAGAAAAACCCTGAACTCCACCCGCAACACTGTAGTGAAG AAGACACAACCACAAGAGAGAAAAGTTACAGGGCAAGTGGAAGCCATTTCATTTGGAGATGCTACCTGTGAGGTTTGTCTTCAGGAGAATGGGATTTTCAGAGACTATGTCGTAGATATAGACATGATAAGAGGACAGTTGCAACGTTTTGGGGATGTGTCACAGATGACCGTCGAGCAGATGGAAGACGTCATTGTGCAGAGACTTCCGTTTCAAGTACAAATAACTGCAATTGGAATGTCCGTCCAAAGTATTCTGCTTTAA